From one Leptospira noumeaensis genomic stretch:
- a CDS encoding response regulator, translating to MQAGIGPTGRPYQILIAENSKFQSKQLQQILESEGFKIIGVAETGKELLQMYKDNRQQIDLVTIEIFLPEVDGYAAFWDMKEMGVLPRILFISEENTPSVIKALLENGAMDYIVKPIKREKILEKIKETLLKIPKV from the coding sequence ATGCAAGCAGGCATCGGACCGACAGGCAGACCTTACCAGATTCTCATCGCTGAGAATTCCAAATTCCAATCCAAACAGCTCCAACAAATTTTGGAATCAGAAGGTTTCAAAATCATCGGAGTTGCCGAAACAGGAAAAGAACTTTTGCAAATGTACAAGGACAATCGCCAACAGATTGATCTTGTGACGATTGAAATTTTTCTACCTGAGGTCGATGGTTATGCAGCTTTCTGGGATATGAAAGAAATGGGTGTACTTCCAAGAATTCTTTTTATTTCCGAGGAAAATACTCCTTCGGTCATCAAGGCACTTCTTGAAAATGGGGCGATGGATTATATTGTCAAACCGATCAAACGAGAAAAAATCCTAGAGAAAATCAAAGAAACCCTACTTAAGATTCCCAAAGTATAA
- the leuB gene encoding 3-isopropylmalate dehydrogenase: MKKVAVLAGDGIGPEVMDVALSVVKKALGNKSSEFTFEHALVGGAAIDATGFPLPEETLKLCESSSAIFFGSVGGPKWETLPPERQPERGALLPLRKHFDLFANLRPAIIYPELKKASPIRGDIIGDGLDILILRELTSGIYFGKPKGREGSGPEEFAFDTMRYSRREIERIARTAFDAARKRNKKVTSIDKANVLTTSVLWREVVVALHKAEYSDCTLEHLYVDNAAMQLIVKPKQFDVMLCENMFGDILSDEASIITGSIGMLPSASLSESGFGLYEPSGGSAPDIAGKGIANPIAQILSGALMLRYSFGLETEAVAIENAIRTVLKKGFRTRDIAEEGTSVLGTKEIGVEIEKALG; the protein is encoded by the coding sequence ATGAAAAAAGTAGCAGTACTTGCCGGTGACGGAATTGGACCAGAAGTAATGGATGTGGCCCTATCAGTGGTCAAAAAAGCATTAGGAAACAAATCTTCTGAATTTACCTTCGAACATGCATTAGTTGGTGGTGCCGCCATTGATGCCACAGGATTTCCCCTTCCTGAGGAAACTCTAAAACTATGTGAATCATCCAGCGCCATCTTTTTTGGATCTGTGGGTGGACCAAAATGGGAAACCCTTCCTCCAGAAAGGCAACCGGAACGTGGTGCCCTACTTCCTTTACGGAAACACTTTGATTTATTTGCAAACCTTCGTCCTGCGATCATTTATCCTGAATTAAAAAAAGCGAGTCCCATCCGCGGTGACATCATCGGTGATGGACTCGATATCTTAATCCTTAGGGAACTTACTTCCGGAATCTATTTTGGAAAACCAAAAGGTAGAGAAGGAAGTGGGCCTGAAGAATTTGCTTTCGACACCATGAGATATTCTCGTCGTGAGATCGAACGCATCGCACGGACTGCCTTTGACGCAGCCAGAAAACGAAATAAAAAAGTCACAAGCATTGATAAAGCAAATGTTCTCACCACATCTGTGTTGTGGAGAGAAGTGGTAGTGGCACTTCATAAAGCGGAATACTCCGATTGCACTTTAGAACATCTCTATGTGGACAATGCCGCTATGCAGCTCATCGTAAAACCAAAACAATTTGATGTGATGCTCTGTGAAAATATGTTCGGAGACATTCTCTCTGACGAAGCGTCCATCATCACAGGATCCATTGGGATGTTGCCTTCGGCTTCCCTTTCCGAATCAGGATTTGGGCTCTACGAACCTTCAGGTGGATCCGCTCCTGACATTGCAGGGAAAGGCATCGCAAACCCTATTGCACAAATCCTTTCCGGAGCCCTAATGTTACGATACTCGTTTGGATTGGAAACAGAAGCGGTGGCAATTGAAAATGCCATTCGAACGGTTCTAAAGAAGGGTTTTCGCACGAGAGATATCGCCGAAGAAGGCACATCTGTCCTCGGTACGAAAGAAATTGGTGTTGAAATCGAAAAGGCACTTGGATAA
- a CDS encoding aspartate aminotransferase family protein, translating to MSNDTKTKFGEIKKLSDKFLLNTYNRYPVAFEYGVGEMIFDQDNKGYIDFLAGIAVSNLGHGEADLIEAMRNQMDKILHSSNLYYSEEQAKLAEVIIENSIPGKVFLCNSGTEANEAAFKLMRRHGVKKNIDKPVILALHSSFHGRTLSAMTMTGNEAVRSGFGDLASDVYFVEANNEDSLIQAFDQYGESIAGIIMELIIGEGGVIPLSQSFVNLARKLTEETNSLLVFDEIQTGMGRTGKMFCFEHYGMYPDAFTLAKALGSGFPIGALVVAKEYEGVLERGMHGSTFGGNHLACVAAYETFKIILSRNLLDHVSTISEQMFARLKTMMESTGKIKQVRGRGLHIGVELYSESRPVVEECLKRGLVVNSTAGNVIRIIPPLILSIEKATEGLDILESVLKDMK from the coding sequence ATGAGTAACGATACCAAAACCAAATTCGGAGAAATCAAAAAACTTTCGGACAAATTCCTCTTAAACACATACAACCGCTATCCGGTTGCTTTTGAGTATGGTGTCGGAGAGATGATTTTCGACCAAGATAACAAAGGTTATATTGACTTTCTCGCAGGGATCGCTGTTTCCAATTTAGGCCACGGGGAAGCAGACTTAATCGAAGCCATGCGAAACCAAATGGACAAAATCCTCCATTCATCTAATCTCTATTATTCGGAAGAACAAGCAAAACTTGCCGAAGTCATTATCGAAAATAGCATTCCAGGAAAAGTGTTTTTGTGTAACTCAGGAACTGAAGCAAACGAAGCGGCTTTTAAACTGATGCGTAGACATGGAGTGAAAAAAAACATCGATAAACCGGTGATCCTTGCCCTCCACTCTAGTTTTCATGGCAGAACTCTATCTGCAATGACGATGACTGGAAACGAAGCTGTTCGTTCTGGATTTGGGGATTTGGCATCTGATGTTTACTTTGTCGAAGCCAATAACGAAGACTCACTCATCCAAGCCTTTGACCAATACGGCGAGTCCATTGCCGGAATCATTATGGAACTCATCATCGGAGAAGGTGGAGTCATTCCACTCAGCCAATCATTTGTGAACTTAGCTCGTAAACTCACAGAAGAAACGAATTCTCTACTTGTTTTTGATGAAATCCAAACTGGGATGGGAAGAACAGGAAAGATGTTTTGTTTTGAACATTACGGAATGTATCCTGATGCTTTTACTCTTGCCAAAGCACTTGGTTCAGGATTTCCCATTGGCGCTCTTGTCGTAGCGAAAGAATACGAAGGAGTTTTAGAACGAGGGATGCATGGTTCTACCTTTGGTGGAAACCATTTGGCATGTGTTGCCGCATATGAAACATTCAAAATCATCTTATCGCGAAACTTACTCGACCATGTTTCTACAATCTCAGAACAAATGTTTGCACGTTTGAAAACCATGATGGAATCAACAGGAAAAATCAAACAAGTCAGGGGACGTGGTTTACACATCGGTGTAGAATTGTATTCCGAATCAAGACCCGTAGTGGAAGAATGTTTGAAACGTGGCCTTGTTGTGAATAGCACAGCAGGAAATGTCATTAGAATTATACCTCCTCTCATCTTAAGCATCGAAAAAGCGACAGAAGGATTGGATATTTTAGAATCAGTATTAAAGGATATGAAATGA